One genomic segment of Novosphingobium sp. RL4 includes these proteins:
- a CDS encoding response regulator transcription factor, which translates to MRVLVVEDDQPLAEEIARTLRAENFAVDIANDGEDGRHLGATERYDAAVLDLGLPKVDGITVLQNWRADELDLPVLILTARDAWSEKVAGFKAGADDYLIKPFRVQELVMRLRALVRRSRGHAATRIKCGSLTFDVQLGHFEMDGLPLRLTAFEWRVLSALMLRKDMVVERRELIDKAYEYDADVDSNSLEVIIGRLRRKVGSDMIQTVRGRGYRLGLPAA; encoded by the coding sequence ATGCGTGTCCTAGTCGTTGAAGACGATCAGCCTCTTGCCGAGGAGATTGCCCGGACGCTGCGCGCGGAAAACTTCGCCGTCGACATCGCCAACGATGGCGAGGACGGCCGCCATCTCGGCGCCACCGAACGCTATGACGCCGCCGTTCTCGACCTCGGCCTGCCCAAGGTGGACGGGATTACCGTGCTGCAGAACTGGCGCGCGGACGAACTGGACCTGCCGGTGCTGATCCTGACCGCCCGCGATGCCTGGTCGGAAAAGGTGGCCGGTTTCAAGGCCGGCGCCGACGACTATCTCATCAAGCCCTTCCGGGTGCAGGAACTGGTGATGCGGCTGCGCGCCCTCGTGCGCCGTTCGCGCGGCCATGCGGCCACGCGGATAAAATGCGGCTCGCTCACGTTCGACGTGCAACTCGGCCATTTCGAGATGGACGGGTTGCCCCTGCGCCTGACCGCTTTCGAATGGCGGGTTCTTTCGGCGCTCATGCTGCGCAAGGACATGGTCGTGGAACGCCGCGAACTGATCGACAAGGCCTACGAATACGACGCCGACGTCGATTCCAACTCGCTGGAGGTCATCATCGGACGCCTGCGCCGCAAGGTCGGGTCCGACATGATCCAGACCGTGCGCGGACGGGGCTACCGCCTCGGCCTGCCTGCCGCCTGA
- a CDS encoding HAMP domain-containing sensor histidine kinase, with amino-acid sequence MTLIPRSIRGRLLLVGLLLTGIALVAATVSIDAVLDTHVRRSLNQSLDGQIALLARSVRADGTVDRTLLQEIGPYTQYRRGWAWRIETPRQVYTSTEKIGQIDFREEGPTGREGHFGAPPEILRTGSSGPFYVRILEEDRPAGRIRITATAPHLVYERLRSAAIMPVLVTLGGLSIALLLASLVQSHIGLRPLARLRKALGEVRAGRVGRVPVDQPVELRPFVAELNDLLDENEAALARARGHVANLAHSLKTPLATLSVKLNDLGRDPDGKLGELVAQIDGAIRHHLGRARAASPGAPGRIAVLLAPAVADLIDALGRIHADRGVRFENGIASDLTVKCDPQDLTEMLGNLLDNAAKWAASTIVVTGEWNGGQVQVRIDDDGPGLGQAVIEQALVPGRRLDEREDGHGFGLPIARELAELHGGSLELGASPLGGLRVILSLPG; translated from the coding sequence ATGACGCTGATCCCGCGTTCCATCCGCGGGCGGCTGTTGCTCGTCGGTCTCTTGCTGACGGGCATTGCGCTCGTTGCGGCCACTGTCTCGATAGATGCCGTGCTGGATACGCATGTCCGGCGCAGCCTCAACCAGAGCCTGGACGGCCAGATTGCGCTGCTCGCCCGTAGCGTAAGGGCGGATGGTACCGTGGATCGGACCCTGCTTCAGGAGATCGGGCCCTATACCCAGTATCGCAGGGGTTGGGCCTGGCGGATCGAGACACCAAGGCAGGTCTACACCTCGACCGAGAAAATCGGCCAGATCGATTTCCGGGAAGAGGGGCCGACCGGACGAGAGGGGCATTTCGGCGCCCCGCCCGAGATTCTGCGGACTGGGAGCAGCGGGCCGTTCTATGTGCGGATTCTCGAGGAAGACAGGCCGGCCGGTCGGATCAGGATAACCGCGACGGCGCCGCATCTTGTGTACGAGCGGCTCCGAAGCGCCGCGATCATGCCGGTGCTGGTCACGCTGGGCGGCCTGAGCATCGCGCTGCTTCTGGCTTCGCTGGTGCAGTCCCACATCGGGTTGAGGCCGCTGGCCCGCCTCAGGAAGGCGCTGGGCGAAGTGCGGGCGGGGCGGGTCGGTCGCGTTCCGGTGGACCAACCGGTGGAATTGCGCCCGTTCGTGGCCGAACTCAACGACCTGCTGGATGAAAACGAGGCCGCGCTGGCCCGTGCGCGCGGGCACGTGGCCAATCTTGCGCATAGCCTAAAGACCCCGTTGGCCACCCTTTCCGTCAAGCTCAACGATCTGGGTCGCGATCCGGACGGGAAACTGGGCGAACTCGTCGCGCAGATCGACGGCGCCATTCGGCATCACCTTGGCCGCGCCCGCGCCGCCTCGCCCGGCGCGCCGGGGCGGATCGCCGTCCTGCTGGCGCCGGCGGTGGCGGACCTGATCGATGCGCTGGGCCGGATCCATGCCGATCGCGGGGTGAGATTCGAGAACGGGATCGCATCCGATCTCACGGTGAAATGCGATCCGCAGGACCTTACCGAAATGCTTGGAAACCTGCTGGACAATGCGGCGAAGTGGGCGGCCTCGACGATCGTGGTGACGGGCGAATGGAACGGCGGGCAGGTTCAGGTGAGGATCGACGACGATGGCCCGGGCCTTGGCCAGGCGGTGATCGAGCAGGCCCTTGTCCCCGGGCGGCGTCTGGACGAGCGGGAGGACGGCCACGGCTTCGGGCTGCCGATCGCGCGCGAACTGGCCGAATTGCACGGAGGGTCGCTTGAACTCGGCGCTTCGCCGCTTGGCGGATTGCGGGTGATCCTGTCGCTTCCCGGCTGA
- a CDS encoding type IV toxin-antitoxin system AbiEi family antitoxin domain-containing protein encodes MILLLRAMAAPGDAPAGSERHASPQPALREGFELLAREAIANGLSIFAPGSAFVNDDELAILSRLTLFQRPSQSGEWELANDFQNALKTCADELENEGRRLPPRPPLLEDYTDRHACFRIRYVDRALSAKSRGDLPVRRQPLWDGQREPEPGTLRARALEIVRRNPISTTAQFLAVGITHQYLSTLGKQGYVEKIGHGVYRYPSRLRKNEKD; translated from the coding sequence GTGATCCTGCTGCTGCGCGCCATGGCTGCTCCCGGAGATGCTCCTGCCGGTTCCGAACGGCATGCCTCCCCACAACCCGCGCTTCGCGAAGGCTTCGAACTTCTCGCCCGCGAAGCCATCGCCAACGGACTGTCGATCTTCGCACCGGGCTCGGCTTTCGTGAACGATGACGAACTGGCCATTCTCAGCAGGCTGACCCTGTTCCAGCGCCCGTCGCAGTCCGGCGAGTGGGAACTCGCCAACGATTTCCAGAATGCGCTCAAGACCTGTGCGGATGAACTGGAAAACGAGGGCCGGAGGCTGCCGCCCCGCCCCCCGCTGCTTGAGGACTACACCGACCGCCACGCCTGCTTCCGCATCCGCTATGTGGACCGCGCGCTTTCCGCGAAATCCCGGGGCGATCTGCCTGTCAGGCGCCAGCCGCTGTGGGACGGACAACGTGAACCGGAACCCGGCACATTGCGCGCCAGGGCGCTCGAAATCGTGCGCCGCAACCCGATCTCCACGACGGCCCAGTTCCTGGCTGTCGGGATAACGCATCAATACCTGAGCACGCTGGGCAAGCAGGGCTACGTCGAAAAGATCGGACACGGCGTTTACCGCTACCCCAGCCGATTGAGGAAAAACGAGAAAGATTAA
- a CDS encoding MFS transporter yields MAATRPATGSAEPMNGTVFGVIVAISFCHLLNDMMQSLLPAIYPALKSDLHLSFGQIGLVTLAYQITASILQPLVGLYADKRPTPLALPGGTLFSLAGLTVLSAAHVYWLVLVGASLLGMGSSVFHPESSRVARMAAGQRHGLAQSLFQVGGNAGQALGPLAAALVVVRWGQSSLAFFALLALLSGAVLWNVAAWYRNHGLGRLAASRKIAEGVSLPQGQAARGIAILLALIFSKYVYLASLTSYYTFYLIQRFGLSVQNAQFHLFAFLAAVAAGTILGGPLGDRFGRKYVIWFSILGALPFTLLLPHASLFWTGPITVAIGLILASAFPAIVVFAQELVPGKVGMISGLFFGFSFGMGGIGAAALGWLADRTDIDTVYQVCTFLPAIGLLTALLPDPGKAGRPA; encoded by the coding sequence ATGGCGGCAACCAGACCGGCAACCGGATCGGCAGAACCCATGAACGGAACAGTGTTCGGCGTCATCGTCGCCATCAGTTTCTGCCATCTCCTCAACGATATGATGCAGTCGCTGCTTCCCGCGATCTATCCGGCGCTCAAGTCCGATCTGCACCTCAGTTTCGGGCAGATCGGGCTGGTTACGCTGGCCTACCAGATCACCGCATCGATCCTTCAGCCGCTGGTGGGGCTCTATGCGGACAAGCGGCCGACGCCGCTGGCATTGCCGGGCGGGACACTCTTCTCGCTTGCGGGTCTCACGGTTCTTTCGGCGGCACATGTCTATTGGCTGGTGCTGGTGGGCGCATCGCTGCTCGGCATGGGGTCTTCGGTCTTCCATCCGGAATCCTCCCGCGTCGCTCGCATGGCGGCGGGGCAGCGCCATGGTCTTGCCCAATCGCTGTTCCAGGTCGGCGGTAACGCCGGACAGGCCCTGGGGCCGCTGGCGGCTGCGCTGGTTGTCGTGCGGTGGGGACAGTCCAGCCTGGCATTCTTTGCGCTGCTGGCGCTGCTTTCAGGCGCGGTGCTGTGGAACGTCGCGGCCTGGTATCGCAATCACGGGCTGGGGCGTCTGGCTGCCAGCCGCAAGATCGCCGAGGGCGTAAGCCTGCCGCAGGGGCAGGCCGCACGCGGCATCGCGATCCTGCTCGCGCTGATCTTCTCGAAATATGTCTATCTCGCCAGCCTGACGAGCTACTACACCTTCTACCTGATCCAGCGCTTCGGCCTTTCCGTGCAGAACGCCCAGTTCCACCTCTTCGCCTTTCTCGCGGCCGTGGCGGCGGGGACGATCTTGGGAGGCCCGCTGGGCGACCGTTTCGGGCGAAAGTACGTGATCTGGTTCTCGATCCTGGGGGCGCTGCCGTTCACGCTGCTCCTGCCCCACGCCAGCCTGTTCTGGACGGGGCCGATCACCGTGGCGATCGGGCTGATCCTGGCATCCGCATTCCCGGCAATCGTGGTTTTCGCCCAGGAACTCGTGCCCGGTAAGGTCGGCATGATTTCGGGCCTGTTCTTCGGGTTCTCCTTCGGGATGGGCGGTATCGGCGCCGCGGCGTTGGGCTGGCTTGCCGACAGGACCGACATCGACACGGTCTATCAGGTTTGTACCTTCCTGCCGGCGATCGGGCTGCTTACAGCATTGCTTCCCGATCCCGGCAAGGCAGGGCGCCCGGCCTGA
- a CDS encoding TonB-dependent receptor — translation MSLSRFRNSTSTAAPAYLALSCVSLAASPALAQEAGTAASPRLGGVTVTDTAIEEGSYKTDKADSPKYTAPLVDTPRSITVIPAQLLKDTATTTLADALRTVPGITLGAGEGGNPLGDRPFIRGSDSQASTYLDGVRDIGAQSREVFAIEQIEVVKGSDSSMGGRGSAGGSINLVSKTPGPDRFIAASGSLGNADYKRATIDINQPLGDLVGVRLAAMWHDQDVAGRDAIWSKRWGVAPSIKIGLNGPTSVTASYYHLETDELPDSGIPYYYTINNAPSDVTETTGAKVRRGAYYGLVDRDFRKTNVNNFTVRAQHEFGNGFTLRNTTRYGESSQGYVWTQPDDSQGNVANSGKVWRRVNSRYSETTGLLNQTDLSGQFEVGGIKNSFALSAEFSEEKAKNGSYVSNAATGAAIATGTTATGGRCGTDSTNRYNCTSLTDPNPSDPWVSYVSDASNVVAGIERSLPKTWTLSKTTTKAVSLFDTITITDSLLINLGGRFDRYETRVSPGLAVNATTDRSWYERNDNLWTYQAGLIFKPASNGSIYISTSSAATPPGSYLANGSEGNALNTSGSTTQTPQELTDALKIEKTKSYEVGTKWNLFSDSLALTLAAFQTETKNARATDANGFVSFIGERRIKGIELSFNGNITPEWNVFGGYTYMDSKIVDGGFTATSGVYAPSVNTGKRFPNTPEHSFTAFTNYKVTSAFTVGGGAIYMGKVYGGYSDSRSVQNGVVVISKELARYAPSYWRFDGNASYSFSENFQLQVNVQNMFNKRYFDKAYASHYVSQAAGRTAIATLNVKF, via the coding sequence GTGTCTCTGTCCCGTTTCCGTAACTCGACGTCCACCGCCGCGCCGGCCTATCTGGCTCTCAGCTGCGTGAGCCTCGCGGCCTCGCCCGCTCTCGCGCAGGAGGCCGGCACGGCCGCTTCCCCGCGTCTCGGCGGCGTCACCGTCACCGATACCGCGATCGAAGAAGGCAGCTACAAGACCGACAAGGCGGATTCGCCGAAGTACACCGCGCCGCTGGTGGATACGCCGCGCTCGATCACGGTGATCCCGGCACAGCTGCTCAAGGACACCGCCACCACCACCCTCGCCGATGCGCTGCGCACGGTGCCCGGCATCACGCTCGGCGCCGGTGAAGGCGGCAACCCGCTTGGCGATCGTCCGTTCATCCGCGGCTCCGACAGCCAGGCGAGCACTTATCTTGACGGCGTGCGCGATATCGGCGCCCAGAGCCGCGAAGTCTTCGCGATCGAGCAGATCGAAGTCGTCAAGGGCTCGGACAGCTCGATGGGCGGGCGCGGCAGCGCCGGTGGCTCGATCAACCTCGTCAGCAAGACGCCGGGACCGGACCGCTTCATCGCCGCTTCGGGCAGCCTCGGCAACGCCGACTACAAGCGCGCCACGATCGACATCAACCAGCCGCTGGGCGATCTCGTCGGCGTGCGTCTGGCCGCCATGTGGCATGACCAGGACGTTGCCGGCCGCGACGCCATCTGGTCCAAGCGCTGGGGCGTCGCACCGTCCATCAAGATCGGGCTCAACGGCCCGACCAGCGTGACGGCCAGCTACTACCACCTCGAAACCGACGAACTGCCGGATTCGGGCATTCCCTATTACTACACCATCAACAACGCCCCCTCCGACGTTACGGAAACCACCGGCGCCAAGGTCCGCCGGGGCGCGTACTACGGCCTCGTGGACCGCGATTTCCGCAAGACCAACGTCAACAACTTCACGGTTCGCGCCCAGCACGAATTCGGCAACGGCTTCACCCTGCGCAACACCACGCGCTACGGCGAGAGCAGCCAGGGCTACGTCTGGACCCAGCCTGACGACAGCCAGGGCAACGTCGCCAATTCCGGCAAGGTGTGGCGCCGCGTGAACTCGCGCTACAGCGAAACCACCGGCCTGCTGAACCAGACCGACCTGTCCGGCCAGTTCGAGGTCGGCGGCATCAAGAACAGCTTCGCGCTGAGCGCCGAATTCAGCGAGGAAAAGGCCAAGAACGGCAGCTACGTCTCCAACGCGGCAACCGGCGCGGCTATCGCTACCGGCACGACCGCAACGGGCGGCCGTTGCGGCACGGACTCGACCAACCGCTACAACTGCACCAGCCTGACCGATCCGAACCCGTCCGATCCCTGGGTCAGCTACGTTTCCGACGCGTCGAACGTCGTCGCCGGGATCGAGCGCAGCCTGCCCAAGACCTGGACCCTGTCGAAGACCACCACCAAGGCGGTCTCGCTGTTCGACACGATCACCATCACCGACTCGCTGCTCATCAACCTGGGCGGCCGCTTCGATCGCTACGAAACCCGCGTGAGCCCCGGTCTCGCCGTGAACGCGACCACGGACCGCAGCTGGTACGAGCGTAACGACAACCTGTGGACCTATCAGGCCGGCCTGATCTTCAAGCCCGCCTCGAACGGCAGCATCTACATCTCGACCTCGTCCGCAGCGACGCCTCCCGGCTCGTACCTGGCCAACGGTTCGGAGGGCAACGCCCTCAACACCAGCGGTTCGACCACCCAGACGCCCCAGGAACTGACGGACGCGCTCAAGATCGAGAAGACCAAGTCCTACGAAGTCGGCACCAAGTGGAACCTGTTCAGCGACAGCCTCGCGCTGACACTGGCCGCGTTCCAGACGGAAACCAAGAATGCCCGCGCCACGGACGCCAACGGCTTCGTGTCCTTCATCGGCGAACGCCGGATCAAGGGCATCGAACTGAGCTTCAACGGCAACATCACGCCCGAATGGAACGTCTTCGGCGGCTATACCTACATGGACTCCAAGATCGTTGACGGTGGCTTCACCGCAACGAGCGGCGTCTATGCGCCCAGCGTGAACACCGGGAAGCGCTTCCCCAACACGCCGGAGCACAGCTTCACCGCCTTCACCAACTACAAGGTCACATCAGCCTTCACCGTGGGTGGCGGCGCCATCTACATGGGCAAGGTCTACGGCGGCTATTCCGACAGCCGCAGCGTCCAGAACGGCGTGGTCGTGATCTCGAAGGAGCTGGCCCGCTACGCTCCGTCGTACTGGCGCTTCGACGGTAACGCCTCGTACAGCTTCAGCGAGAACTTCCAGCTTCAGGTGAACGTGCAGAACATGTTCAACAAGCGCTACTTCGACAAGGCCTATGCCTCGCACTACGTGAGCCAGGCAGCCGGTCGTACCGCGATTGCGACCCTGAACGTCAAGTTCTGA
- a CDS encoding nuclear transport factor 2 family protein — MTDSDERLRELADKDAIRDLIHAYCRAVDRLDIPLGHSIWHENGHADYGADYYQGPGRGVIDRICADHRNLLSHSHQVTNILVALAGDRAGSEAYVNGTMRTERDGKLYQIAVWGRYCDNWEKRLGKWGLVHRQVVFEHEEIRPVTALGHSNQGRRDGSDPSYAALKLDPARFPASIHEENQR, encoded by the coding sequence ATGACCGACAGCGACGAACGGCTTCGCGAACTCGCGGACAAGGACGCAATCCGGGACCTGATCCATGCCTACTGCCGCGCGGTGGACCGTCTGGACATCCCTCTCGGCCACTCGATCTGGCACGAGAACGGCCATGCCGACTACGGCGCCGATTACTATCAGGGTCCGGGGCGGGGCGTGATAGACAGGATCTGCGCGGACCACCGCAACCTCCTGAGCCATTCCCATCAGGTCACGAACATCCTCGTCGCGCTGGCCGGAGACCGCGCCGGAAGCGAAGCCTATGTAAACGGCACAATGCGCACCGAGCGGGATGGAAAGCTCTACCAGATCGCGGTCTGGGGCCGCTATTGCGACAACTGGGAGAAGCGGCTGGGGAAATGGGGGCTGGTCCATCGCCAGGTCGTGTTCGAGCACGAGGAAATCCGCCCCGTCACCGCTTTGGGACACAGCAACCAGGGCCGCCGTGACGGTTCGGACCCCTCTTACGCCGCCCTGAAGCTCGACCCCGCACGCTTTCCGGCTTCCATCCATGAGGAGAACCAACGATGA
- a CDS encoding zinc-binding dehydrogenase, which produces MRAAFIENGQVHVGEVPDPVPGKGQALVRTHSCGMCASEAHFLHAGQNVIDLSRQFGGPYARLDQSRPFVPGHEYVGEVIDYGPGSERRIRTGRRVTSVPIMRTGGAHAVIGFSHDCPGGFGELMLLDEAMLLEVSDSLEDDLAAMIEPLAVGLEHARRGRPEKGDVPLVLGCGAIGLGVIAGLKLAGIGPIVAADFHPARRELALRMGADLAVDPRETDPYGALPGLGARRVNLVYENVGQKGMLARIIASAPFDGRIVMGGYCMEEEALFVFAAQNKRLNIQFAGGEEPQDMELAMRAIADGRIDVRPWLGEKIGIGGVADALAAMSGPGAPIRTVVDPRL; this is translated from the coding sequence ATGAGGGCCGCATTTATCGAAAACGGTCAGGTTCATGTCGGCGAAGTTCCCGACCCTGTTCCCGGCAAGGGGCAGGCGCTCGTCCGCACGCACAGTTGCGGCATGTGCGCATCCGAAGCGCATTTCCTCCATGCGGGCCAGAACGTCATCGACCTGTCGCGCCAGTTCGGCGGTCCCTATGCCCGCTTGGACCAGAGCAGGCCCTTCGTCCCCGGCCACGAATACGTCGGGGAAGTGATAGACTATGGTCCGGGCAGCGAACGCCGGATCAGAACCGGTCGCCGGGTGACTTCGGTACCGATCATGCGCACCGGCGGTGCCCATGCCGTAATCGGCTTCAGCCACGATTGCCCGGGCGGCTTCGGCGAACTGATGCTGCTCGATGAAGCCATGCTCCTCGAAGTGAGCGACAGCCTGGAAGACGATCTCGCCGCCATGATCGAGCCGCTGGCAGTGGGCTTGGAACATGCCCGGCGCGGCCGCCCGGAAAAAGGCGACGTCCCGCTCGTACTGGGCTGCGGCGCGATCGGGCTGGGGGTGATCGCCGGACTCAAGCTGGCCGGTATCGGACCGATCGTCGCGGCCGATTTCCACCCGGCCCGCCGCGAACTCGCCCTTCGGATGGGGGCGGACCTCGCGGTCGACCCGCGCGAAACCGATCCTTACGGCGCATTGCCGGGGCTGGGCGCTAGGCGGGTGAACCTCGTCTACGAAAATGTCGGGCAGAAGGGCATGCTGGCCCGGATCATCGCTTCTGCACCTTTCGACGGCCGGATCGTCATGGGCGGATACTGCATGGAGGAAGAGGCGCTCTTCGTTTTCGCCGCCCAGAACAAGCGCCTCAACATACAGTTCGCGGGCGGGGAGGAGCCTCAGGACATGGAGCTTGCCATGCGCGCCATCGCAGACGGCCGCATCGACGTGCGGCCGTGGCTGGGCGAGAAGATCGGCATCGGCGGGGTGGCGGATGCGCTTGCGGCGATGTCCGGCCCCGGTGCCCCTATCCGCACCGTGGTGGACCCTCGCCTCTAG
- a CDS encoding VacJ family lipoprotein: MSLSAVAVALMFGQAAPDAPANVAALPSSDVAVAGSTQPSPAEPGATGAATAPADPAAPTIPATPADATGAALPAPPAGSEGTPPGDEESTIVVTAGSNTPGDPLEHLNAQSFQAVQAVDKAVVEPVAKAYNKGLPRPVRKGLRNFFSNLGEPVVFAAYLLQFKPGKAAETAGRFAINTTLGIAGIMDVAKRKPFNLPYRPNGVANVLGYYGVGPGPYMYLPIVGPTTLRDIIGDTVDKLLLPAAVGKPFNKPAFVIPATVLAQLGERAAFDETIGEIRKDEDPYTTYRDLYLRQRAAEIEALHGRHLQNVVPVYGPALPTPGGKESPAPEKAPEPGPGQTPAPASPPVPAPDANPAPAAAVPQNQ; this comes from the coding sequence ATGAGCCTGTCGGCCGTAGCTGTGGCATTGATGTTTGGACAGGCAGCGCCTGATGCGCCCGCGAATGTCGCCGCTCTTCCCTCTTCCGATGTCGCAGTGGCCGGTTCCACTCAGCCGTCACCGGCCGAACCCGGTGCAACAGGCGCCGCCACAGCTCCCGCAGATCCGGCAGCTCCGACAATTCCCGCCACGCCGGCCGATGCGACCGGCGCAGCCCTTCCCGCACCCCCGGCTGGAAGCGAAGGCACTCCGCCCGGCGATGAAGAATCGACTATCGTCGTCACTGCAGGGTCAAACACGCCCGGAGACCCGCTGGAGCATCTCAACGCCCAGTCGTTCCAGGCCGTGCAGGCCGTTGACAAGGCGGTGGTCGAGCCGGTCGCGAAGGCTTACAACAAGGGCCTGCCGCGCCCCGTCCGCAAGGGTTTGCGCAACTTCTTCTCAAACCTGGGCGAGCCGGTGGTGTTCGCCGCCTACCTGTTGCAGTTCAAGCCCGGCAAGGCGGCGGAAACGGCGGGCCGCTTCGCGATCAACACCACGCTGGGAATCGCCGGCATCATGGACGTGGCGAAGCGCAAGCCGTTCAACCTGCCTTACCGGCCGAACGGCGTTGCCAATGTCCTGGGCTATTACGGCGTCGGGCCGGGGCCCTACATGTACCTGCCCATCGTCGGGCCAACCACGCTGCGCGACATCATCGGCGACACCGTGGACAAGTTGCTGCTGCCTGCCGCGGTGGGCAAGCCGTTCAACAAGCCTGCCTTCGTCATCCCCGCCACCGTGCTCGCGCAGCTCGGCGAGCGCGCGGCCTTTGATGAGACGATCGGCGAAATCCGCAAGGACGAAGATCCCTATACGACTTACCGCGACCTTTACCTGAGACAGCGCGCGGCCGAGATCGAGGCGCTGCACGGCCGCCACCTTCAGAACGTCGTTCCTGTCTACGGCCCGGCACTGCCCACGCCCGGCGGCAAGGAAAGCCCGGCGCCTGAAAAGGCACCCGAACCCGGCCCCGGGCAAACCCCGGCGCCTGCCAGCCCGCCCGTGCCGGCTCCTGACGCGAATCCGGCTCCGGCTGCGGCAGTTCCCCAGAACCAGTGA
- a CDS encoding SDR family NAD(P)-dependent oxidoreductase, with the protein MDLHARYGPWALIAGASEGTGAAFARQLAAQGFNLILVARRLAPLNELAETILTEHGVTCLTASIDLSSNDAADRLLELAEDREIGLLILNAGADANGAPFLDGALANWDALVMRNVMTVMRACHHFAAPMRARGRGGVILCGSGACYGGLPGIAAYAGSKAFDLVFGEALWAELQPHGVDVLNLVMGRTDTPAHRELLARQGKTLPDGCASPEDVAALGLARLPHGPICNWGLADEDAGYAGSSAAQRRNRIRQISAAMAGQEAE; encoded by the coding sequence TTGGACTTGCATGCACGCTATGGCCCCTGGGCCCTGATCGCCGGTGCCTCGGAGGGGACCGGCGCCGCCTTTGCCCGCCAGTTGGCGGCCCAGGGCTTCAACCTCATCCTCGTTGCCCGCAGGCTTGCGCCGCTGAACGAACTCGCTGAAACGATCCTGACGGAGCATGGCGTAACCTGCCTGACGGCCTCGATAGACCTGTCTTCCAACGACGCCGCCGACCGGCTGCTCGAACTGGCCGAAGACCGGGAAATCGGACTGCTGATCCTCAATGCCGGGGCCGACGCCAATGGCGCCCCGTTCCTCGACGGCGCGCTGGCCAACTGGGATGCCCTCGTCATGCGCAACGTGATGACCGTGATGCGCGCCTGCCATCACTTTGCCGCCCCGATGCGCGCGCGCGGGCGTGGCGGCGTGATCCTGTGCGGTTCCGGCGCCTGCTACGGCGGACTGCCCGGCATCGCCGCCTATGCGGGAAGCAAGGCCTTCGACCTCGTCTTCGGCGAAGCGCTGTGGGCCGAATTGCAGCCGCATGGGGTGGACGTGCTCAACCTCGTGATGGGCCGCACGGACACTCCGGCCCACCGCGAACTGCTGGCCCGTCAGGGAAAAACGCTCCCGGATGGCTGCGCCTCGCCTGAAGACGTGGCGGCACTGGGGCTCGCCCGCCTGCCTCATGGCCCGATCTGCAACTGGGGTCTCGCTGACGAGGACGCCGGCTATGCCGGAAGCTCCGCCGCGCAGCGCCGCAATCGTATCCGGCAGATCAGCGCCGCCATGGCCGGTCAGGAGGCAGAATGA
- a CDS encoding AraC family transcriptional regulator has protein sequence MEQRHPDDYEDVPRQVVGIGNDYPPSFELAEHRHRRGQFLYAASGVVAVSTPEGAWVAPPERAVWIPGGTPHTVRMVGAVQTRSVLIDQTASATLARTCRVVGVSPLLRQLLVAASEVPIEYEEDARDGLVMQLLVAEIARAPVIPIVVPFPRHAALAQRCHAFLEAPRATVTIDEWADALAMNRRRFTRLFRRETGMSFAEWRQQACLSAALPRLAAGDAITVIALDLGYDTPANFSTMFKRVLGIPPSRYRQ, from the coding sequence ATGGAACAGCGGCATCCCGACGATTACGAGGACGTCCCGAGACAGGTCGTCGGCATCGGCAATGATTATCCGCCCTCGTTCGAGCTTGCGGAACATCGCCACCGGCGCGGCCAGTTTCTTTATGCCGCCAGCGGCGTCGTCGCCGTGAGCACGCCCGAAGGCGCCTGGGTTGCGCCGCCCGAACGCGCCGTCTGGATTCCGGGAGGAACACCCCATACCGTCCGCATGGTAGGCGCGGTGCAGACCCGCAGCGTCCTTATCGACCAGACCGCCAGCGCTACGCTGGCACGGACCTGCCGGGTCGTCGGCGTTTCCCCCCTGCTCCGGCAACTCCTTGTCGCCGCTTCGGAAGTGCCGATCGAGTATGAAGAAGACGCGCGCGACGGGCTGGTCATGCAACTGCTCGTCGCAGAGATCGCTCGCGCGCCGGTCATCCCGATCGTTGTGCCGTTTCCCCGTCATGCCGCGCTCGCCCAGCGATGCCACGCCTTCCTCGAAGCTCCCCGAGCAACCGTGACGATCGATGAATGGGCCGATGCCCTGGCCATGAACCGTCGGCGCTTCACGCGCCTGTTCCGAAGAGAAACGGGCATGAGTTTTGCCGAATGGCGGCAGCAGGCCTGCCTCTCGGCCGCGCTTCCGAGGCTTGCAGCGGGCGACGCCATAACCGTGATAGCACTGGACCTCGGCTACGACACGCCGGCCAATTTCTCGACGATGTTCAAACGCGTGCTGGGCATTCCACCAAGCCGCTATCGTCAATGA